The following coding sequences are from one Streptomyces sp. NBC_01294 window:
- a CDS encoding MupA/Atu3671 family FMN-dependent luciferase-like monooxygenase encodes MADENTHTDTEAAQARMLQERLASLSPEQREVLLRAMRERGLKAPATVDAGEKAGARQAAAPRRTRRAGSTMEFSLFFFSGDGTAAGPGKYDLLMESARFADANGFAGIWVPERHFVDFGGLYPNPSVLAAAIAVQTQAIQIRAGSCVLPLHHPVRVAEEWAVVDNLSGGRAAISAASGWHPDDFLLAPGDGQQRYPRRKEEMFEAIETIQRLWAGESVELPRADGSLQSVRTLPRPIQAELPVWVSAQGSPETFVKAGEAGAYLLTGLVAQRPADLKDKIAAYREALAGAGHDPARAKVTAMVHTFLDSDDESAREIVREPLTGYLKTFLAQQDSFGSEYSKLSEAERDVMLNATFERYFDTLALLGTPDKCESLIEDLVDIGVDEVACLVDFGLAPGQVVKGLEHLTELKNRYRPAEADAEGDQS; translated from the coding sequence ATGGCTGACGAGAACACGCACACCGACACCGAGGCGGCGCAGGCCCGCATGCTCCAGGAGCGGCTCGCCTCGCTGAGCCCGGAGCAGCGCGAGGTCCTGTTGCGCGCGATGCGCGAGCGCGGCCTGAAGGCGCCCGCCACCGTGGACGCGGGGGAGAAGGCCGGCGCCCGGCAGGCGGCCGCGCCGCGCCGCACCCGGCGCGCGGGCAGCACCATGGAGTTCAGCCTGTTCTTCTTCTCCGGCGACGGCACCGCCGCCGGACCGGGGAAGTACGACCTGCTCATGGAGAGCGCCCGGTTCGCCGACGCCAACGGCTTCGCGGGGATCTGGGTGCCCGAGCGGCACTTCGTGGACTTCGGCGGGCTCTACCCCAACCCCTCGGTCCTGGCGGCGGCCATCGCCGTACAGACGCAAGCGATCCAGATCCGTGCGGGCAGCTGCGTCCTGCCGCTGCACCACCCGGTGCGGGTCGCCGAAGAGTGGGCCGTCGTCGACAACCTCTCCGGCGGGCGGGCCGCGATCTCCGCGGCCTCCGGCTGGCATCCCGACGACTTCCTCCTGGCCCCCGGCGACGGGCAGCAGCGCTACCCGCGCCGCAAGGAGGAGATGTTCGAGGCGATCGAGACGATCCAGCGGCTGTGGGCCGGGGAGAGCGTCGAACTGCCGCGCGCCGACGGCTCGCTCCAGTCGGTGCGCACCCTGCCGCGCCCGATCCAGGCCGAGCTCCCCGTGTGGGTGTCGGCGCAGGGCAGCCCCGAGACGTTCGTCAAGGCCGGCGAGGCCGGTGCGTACCTGCTGACCGGTCTCGTCGCGCAGCGGCCCGCCGACCTCAAGGACAAGATCGCCGCCTACCGCGAGGCGCTCGCCGGCGCCGGGCACGACCCGGCCCGCGCCAAGGTCACCGCGATGGTGCACACCTTCCTCGACTCCGACGACGAGAGCGCCCGGGAGATCGTGCGGGAGCCGCTGACCGGCTACCTCAAGACCTTCCTCGCCCAGCAGGACAGCTTCGGCAGCGAGTACTCCAAGCTCTCCGAGGCCGAGCGCGACGTGATGCTGAACGCCACCTTCGAGCGGTACTTCGACACGCTCGCACTGCTCGGCACGCCCGACAAGTGCGAGTCCCTGATCGAGGACCTGGTCGACATCGGCGTGGACGAGGTGGCCTGCCTGGTCGACTTCGGCCTCGCGCCGGGCCAGGTCGTCAAGGGCCTGGAACACCTCACCGAACTCAAGAACCGGTACCGGCCCGCCGAGGCCGACGCCGAAGGAGACCAGTCGTGA
- a CDS encoding type I polyketide synthase — translation MTYEADLPLPEQSVAIIGMSGRFPGAGDVDALWRMVAAGEEGRTDYSDEQLAGAGVPQRLLADPAYVKSGFPVEGFDRFDAEFFGVTRSEAELMDPQHRLLLETAWQALERAGYPAGTFEGRTGVFAGTSGSGYLRERIADAGADGRISDEIQVALGNDPGMLALRVSYKLGLTGPSFTVQSACSSSLVGVHLAVQSLLGRESDLALAGGVAVREFEPRGYRYEEGAILSTDGHCRPFDADASGTVSGDGVALVVLKRLEDAVADGDHIHAVIRGSAVNNDGAAKIGFTAPSPHGQAEVIAEALAIAGVEPGTVQYVEAHGTATPLGDPIEVQALTEAFGPDAAAGSVHLGSVKSNIGHLDAAAGVAGLIKAALALEHRFIPPTAHFRAPNPRLALDKSPFVVTGEGTPWPRTATPPRAGVSAFGIGGTNAHVVLEAAPVVVPVVAAEPGTEGDWQVLPLSARTPEALDAAAERLAAALTGTGAGLADAAHTLQSGRAELPYRRAVVADSREGAAAALRQDRPAVSAGQGEGTPDVVFLFPGQGAQYPGMGADLYRTEPVFRAALDRCAEILLPHLGWDVREVAFAADGEETRERLKQTLYTQPTVFSLDYATAQLLLSWGVEPAAMTGHSLGEYVSACLAGVFSLEDILRVVARRARLMQDLAPGRMLSVLLDEEALTRALDGRATIAAVNAPGSCVVAGTPEEVAGARRVLEAQGASVRELETSHAFHTALVEPALPGLEEVLRSVTLNAPRIPFLSNVTGTWITEEQATDPAYWVAHTRRPVRFSDGVAALAQRGPAVFVEVGPGSQLGGLVKTHPEPGPVVTLLRKPRAGAEAPAEGRAVREGLAELWRHGVGVDWTALHADGGRRRVPLPAYPFQGRSFLLPKPAKTTGVRTDSARWTYAPVWHRAPLAAAPGQTVPEQAASAQTAPAQTAPAQTAPAQTGPATWLVLADERGLTGDLVAALRERGESVTTVAKAVAYARTSEHGFDADPADAGHLGRILGELRQDGLTPGRIVHAWAVTGPDGTGPSGAEDRYADGLATGFHSLVALAQALGESGTDTPVRVDVLTDRLQDAHGSAVTRPERAALYGAVTVLPQEYTWLTCRSIDVLPPADTAERTRLTRQLTAELAGPGTEALVAYRGAQRLRRAFAPVEPAPVSVGQAWRADAGYLVTGASGEAGLSFAEQLAGAGARLVLVGDPQFPAEAEWAALPAGAERARAERLAALRAARPGAVTYRTADLADPEQARLLVEEARTLLGAVDGVLHCADARGTGLVALKSRDDFETVLGARVRSTLLLEELLASDDLDFFLSGSATTGIVGGFGQADNCAAAAFLDAFAAAGSAEGRNSVTLDWSQWEWDDWFELQMAGLPEVRELYERLRLSQGIPVADGLALARAALFAGLPQLVVSRADFQDVLADQQGMTAASFTNALGSGRGEDSDWDPATVWPDDELAQSVARVWQEMLGASPIGPDDDFYDLGGNSLFAIQIVGRLRQAHGDFPMSAVFEAPTVPGLAAAIRAHQAESIGLDEFEAMLREVEALSAAEAEQKLKGDS, via the coding sequence ATGACGTACGAAGCGGATCTGCCGCTGCCGGAGCAGTCCGTGGCCATCATCGGGATGAGCGGCCGCTTCCCCGGTGCCGGCGATGTCGACGCCCTGTGGCGCATGGTGGCGGCGGGCGAAGAGGGCCGCACCGACTACTCCGACGAGCAGCTCGCCGGGGCGGGCGTGCCCCAGCGGCTGCTCGCCGACCCGGCCTACGTGAAGTCCGGTTTCCCCGTCGAGGGGTTCGACCGGTTCGACGCCGAGTTCTTCGGCGTGACCCGCTCCGAGGCCGAACTGATGGACCCGCAGCACCGGCTGCTGCTGGAGACCGCCTGGCAGGCCCTGGAGCGCGCCGGGTACCCGGCGGGCACCTTCGAGGGCCGTACCGGTGTCTTCGCCGGCACCTCGGGCAGCGGCTACCTGCGCGAGCGGATCGCCGACGCCGGCGCCGACGGCCGGATCTCCGACGAGATCCAGGTCGCGCTCGGCAACGACCCCGGCATGCTCGCGCTGCGCGTCTCCTACAAACTCGGCCTGACCGGGCCCAGCTTCACCGTGCAGAGCGCCTGCTCCTCCTCGCTGGTCGGCGTGCACCTGGCCGTGCAGTCGCTGCTCGGCCGGGAGTCCGACCTCGCCCTCGCGGGCGGTGTCGCGGTGCGCGAATTCGAGCCGCGCGGCTACCGCTACGAGGAGGGCGCGATCCTCTCGACGGACGGCCACTGCCGCCCGTTCGACGCGGACGCCTCCGGGACGGTCTCCGGCGACGGTGTCGCCCTGGTGGTCCTCAAGCGCCTGGAGGACGCGGTCGCCGACGGCGACCACATCCACGCCGTGATCCGCGGCTCGGCCGTCAACAACGACGGCGCCGCCAAGATCGGCTTCACCGCGCCGTCCCCGCACGGCCAGGCCGAGGTCATCGCCGAGGCGCTGGCCATCGCGGGAGTCGAGCCCGGCACCGTCCAGTACGTCGAGGCGCACGGCACCGCCACCCCGCTCGGCGACCCCATCGAGGTGCAGGCGCTCACCGAGGCGTTCGGTCCCGACGCGGCCGCCGGCTCGGTCCACCTGGGTTCGGTGAAGTCCAACATCGGGCACCTCGACGCCGCCGCCGGCGTGGCCGGCCTGATCAAGGCCGCGCTCGCCCTGGAGCACCGCTTCATCCCGCCGACCGCGCACTTCCGCGCCCCCAACCCGCGGCTCGCCCTGGACAAGAGCCCGTTCGTGGTCACCGGCGAAGGCACCCCCTGGCCGCGGACGGCGACCCCGCCGCGCGCCGGTGTGAGCGCCTTCGGCATCGGCGGCACCAACGCGCACGTGGTCCTGGAGGCCGCCCCCGTCGTCGTCCCCGTCGTCGCCGCGGAGCCCGGGACGGAGGGCGACTGGCAGGTCCTGCCGCTGTCGGCCCGTACCCCCGAGGCCCTCGACGCCGCCGCCGAGCGCCTCGCGGCCGCGCTCACCGGAACCGGCGCCGGGCTCGCGGACGCCGCCCACACCCTGCAGTCGGGGCGCGCCGAACTCCCGTACCGGCGTGCCGTGGTGGCCGACAGCCGGGAGGGCGCCGCTGCTGCGCTGCGCCAGGACCGGCCCGCCGTGTCCGCAGGGCAGGGCGAGGGGACACCCGACGTGGTGTTCCTCTTCCCCGGCCAGGGCGCCCAGTACCCGGGCATGGGCGCGGACCTGTACCGCACCGAGCCCGTCTTCCGCGCGGCCCTCGACCGCTGCGCCGAGATTCTCCTGCCGCACCTCGGCTGGGACGTCCGGGAGGTGGCGTTCGCCGCCGACGGCGAGGAGACCCGTGAGCGGCTGAAGCAGACCCTCTACACCCAGCCCACCGTCTTCTCCCTCGACTACGCCACCGCGCAGCTCCTGCTCTCCTGGGGCGTCGAACCGGCCGCCATGACCGGTCACAGCCTCGGCGAATACGTGTCGGCCTGCCTGGCCGGGGTGTTCAGCCTGGAGGACATCCTGCGCGTCGTCGCCCGCCGCGCCCGGCTGATGCAGGACCTCGCGCCGGGCCGGATGCTGTCGGTGCTCCTCGACGAGGAGGCGCTCACCCGGGCGCTCGACGGCCGCGCGACGATCGCCGCGGTCAACGCGCCCGGCTCCTGCGTGGTCGCCGGCACGCCCGAGGAGGTCGCCGGGGCCCGCCGCGTGCTGGAGGCGCAGGGTGCCTCCGTACGCGAGCTGGAGACCTCGCACGCGTTCCACACGGCGCTGGTGGAGCCCGCCCTGCCCGGTCTGGAGGAGGTGCTGCGCTCGGTCACGCTGAACGCGCCGAGGATCCCCTTCCTGTCCAACGTCACCGGCACCTGGATCACCGAGGAGCAGGCCACCGACCCGGCGTACTGGGTCGCCCACACGCGCCGGCCCGTCCGGTTCTCCGACGGCGTCGCCGCCCTCGCCCAGCGCGGCCCCGCCGTGTTCGTCGAGGTCGGTCCAGGCAGCCAGCTCGGCGGTCTCGTCAAGACCCACCCGGAGCCGGGCCCGGTCGTCACCCTGCTGCGCAAGCCGCGCGCGGGGGCCGAGGCGCCCGCCGAGGGCCGGGCGGTCCGCGAGGGCCTGGCCGAGCTGTGGCGCCACGGCGTCGGAGTCGACTGGACGGCCCTGCACGCCGACGGCGGGCGCCGCCGGGTGCCGCTGCCCGCCTACCCCTTCCAGGGGCGCAGCTTCCTGCTGCCCAAGCCGGCGAAGACCACCGGCGTACGCACCGACAGCGCGCGCTGGACGTACGCGCCGGTCTGGCACCGCGCGCCGCTGGCCGCCGCTCCGGGGCAGACCGTTCCGGAGCAGGCCGCCTCCGCCCAGACTGCCCCCGCGCAGACTGCCCCCGCGCAGACCGCCCCCGCGCAGACCGGGCCGGCCACCTGGCTGGTCCTCGCCGACGAGCGCGGGCTGACCGGCGACCTGGTCGCCGCCCTGCGCGAGCGCGGCGAGAGCGTCACCACCGTGGCCAAGGCGGTCGCGTACGCCCGCACCTCCGAGCACGGCTTCGACGCCGACCCGGCGGACGCCGGGCACCTGGGCCGCATCCTCGGGGAGCTGCGCCAGGACGGGCTGACCCCCGGCCGGATCGTGCACGCCTGGGCCGTCACCGGTCCGGACGGCACCGGTCCGTCCGGTGCGGAGGACCGCTACGCCGACGGTCTGGCCACCGGCTTCCACAGCCTGGTCGCGCTGGCGCAGGCGCTCGGCGAGAGCGGCACGGACACCCCGGTGCGCGTCGACGTCCTCACCGACCGGCTGCAGGACGCGCACGGCTCGGCCGTGACCCGTCCCGAACGGGCAGCCCTGTACGGGGCGGTCACCGTCCTGCCGCAGGAGTACACCTGGCTGACCTGCCGGAGCATCGACGTACTGCCGCCGGCGGACACCGCCGAGCGGACCCGGCTGACCCGGCAGCTCACCGCCGAACTGGCCGGTCCCGGCACCGAGGCCCTCGTCGCCTACCGGGGCGCCCAGCGGCTGCGCCGCGCCTTCGCGCCGGTCGAGCCGGCCCCCGTATCCGTCGGGCAGGCCTGGCGGGCCGACGCCGGCTACCTGGTCACCGGCGCGTCCGGCGAGGCCGGGCTGAGCTTCGCCGAGCAGCTCGCCGGGGCGGGCGCCCGCCTGGTGCTCGTCGGGGACCCGCAGTTCCCGGCCGAGGCGGAGTGGGCCGCGCTGCCCGCCGGGGCCGAGCGCGCCCGCGCCGAGCGGCTCGCCGCGCTGCGCGCCGCCCGCCCCGGCGCCGTCACCTACCGGACGGCCGACCTGGCCGACCCGGAGCAGGCCCGGCTGCTCGTCGAGGAGGCCCGCACCCTGCTGGGCGCCGTCGACGGCGTACTGCACTGTGCGGACGCCCGCGGCACCGGACTCGTCGCGCTCAAGTCGCGGGACGACTTCGAGACCGTACTGGGGGCGCGGGTGCGCTCCACGCTGCTGCTCGAAGAGCTGCTCGCCTCCGACGACCTGGACTTCTTCCTGTCGGGCTCGGCCACCACCGGCATCGTCGGCGGCTTCGGCCAGGCCGACAACTGCGCGGCCGCCGCCTTCCTGGACGCCTTCGCCGCCGCCGGCTCCGCCGAGGGGCGCAACAGCGTCACCCTCGACTGGTCGCAGTGGGAGTGGGACGACTGGTTCGAGCTGCAGATGGCCGGACTGCCCGAGGTCCGCGAGCTGTACGAGCGGCTGCGCCTGAGCCAGGGCATCCCCGTCGCCGACGGCCTCGCGCTGGCCCGCGCCGCGCTGTTCGCCGGCCTGCCCCAGCTGGTGGTGTCCCGGGCCGACTTCCAGGACGTCCTGGCCGATCAGCAGGGCATGACCGCGGCCTCGTTCACCAACGCCCTCGGCAGCGGCCGCGGCGAGGACAGTGACTGGGACCCCGCCACGGTGTGGCCGGACGACGAGCTGGCCCAGTCGGTGGCCCGGGTGTGGCAGGAGATGCTCGGCGCCTCGCCGATCGGCCCGGACGACGACTTCTACGACCTGGGCGGCAACTCGCTGTTCGCCATCCAGATCGTGGGCCGGCTGCGCCAGGCGCACGGTGACTTCCCGATGAGCGCCGTCTTCGAGGCGCCGACCGTACCGGGGCTCGCGGCAGCGATCCGCGCCCACCAGGCCGAGTCCATCGGTCTGGACGAGTTCGAGGCGATGCTGCGCGAGGTCGAAGCCCTCTCCGCCGCCGAGGCCGAGCAGAAGCTGAAGGGTGACAGCTGA
- a CDS encoding amino acid adenylation domain-containing protein encodes MTADPLAAPGTGTIDAWFGRQASVRGDAIAVTGTDGRLTYRELDRSANRLAHHLRSLGVGPEVPVAVCMERTTALVTALLAVLKAGGAYVPLDPASPDERIAFTLADAGATVLVTDRAGRGLPAAHTVVTGPGGTGLSAHPDTAPEDPGTGPASLAYVIYTSGSTGTPKGVMIEHRNVTGLLTGTRGHFGFGPDDVWSMFASAAFDVSVWEMWGALLHGGRLVVVPEETRRSPQEFHALLHRERVTVLNQTPAAFRQLVRYEEEQPPGAGPAALDALRLVVFAGEALPPEMLRPWIARHGEDRPELVNMYGITETTVHSTYRRMTSADLDAGAGSMIGGAFEGWTMKVAAADGLDAADGAAGELFVGGAGVARGYLGRPSLTAERFLPDPDATGPGARRYRSGDSARRGADGDHEYLGRLDHQVKVRGYRIELGEIENALTRHPVVRDCVVIVDEDAVGEPRLVAYWVSGGADLADGTTELREHLGRTLPAYMLPNVFVPLERLPLTLNGKVDRRALPAPEAVRPDLGGDFEAAGTPVEKALAEIWADVLSVDRVGLDDDFFELGGHSMLATQVVARSKEQFGVAVTLRLFFDLPTVRELAAALEELLAAQSITHPHGENA; translated from the coding sequence GTGACCGCTGACCCACTGGCCGCCCCGGGGACGGGCACCATCGACGCCTGGTTCGGGCGGCAGGCGTCGGTACGGGGCGACGCGATCGCCGTGACCGGCACCGACGGCCGGCTGACCTACCGGGAACTCGACCGCTCCGCCAACCGCCTCGCCCACCACCTGCGCTCCCTCGGCGTCGGCCCCGAAGTGCCGGTCGCCGTCTGCATGGAGCGCACCACCGCCCTGGTGACGGCGCTGCTCGCGGTGCTCAAGGCGGGCGGCGCGTACGTGCCGCTCGACCCGGCGAGCCCGGACGAGCGGATCGCCTTCACGCTCGCCGACGCCGGCGCGACCGTCCTGGTCACCGACCGGGCCGGGCGCGGCCTGCCCGCCGCGCACACCGTCGTGACCGGCCCCGGCGGCACCGGCCTGAGCGCCCACCCGGACACCGCGCCCGAGGATCCGGGCACCGGCCCGGCCAGCCTCGCGTACGTCATCTACACCAGCGGCTCGACCGGCACCCCCAAGGGCGTCATGATCGAGCACCGCAACGTGACGGGGCTGCTCACCGGCACCCGGGGCCACTTCGGCTTCGGCCCCGACGACGTCTGGTCGATGTTCGCCTCCGCCGCCTTCGACGTGTCGGTGTGGGAGATGTGGGGCGCGCTGCTGCACGGCGGCCGGCTCGTCGTCGTACCGGAGGAGACCCGGCGCTCGCCGCAGGAGTTCCACGCGCTGCTGCACCGCGAGCGGGTCACCGTCCTCAACCAGACCCCGGCCGCCTTCCGGCAGCTGGTGCGGTACGAGGAGGAGCAGCCGCCCGGCGCCGGACCGGCCGCCCTCGACGCGCTGCGGCTGGTCGTCTTCGCGGGCGAGGCGCTGCCGCCCGAGATGCTGCGGCCGTGGATCGCCCGGCACGGCGAGGACCGGCCCGAGCTGGTCAACATGTACGGGATCACCGAGACCACCGTGCACTCCACCTACCGGCGGATGACCTCGGCCGACCTCGACGCCGGGGCCGGCAGCATGATCGGCGGCGCCTTCGAGGGCTGGACGATGAAGGTCGCGGCCGCCGACGGGCTCGATGCGGCCGACGGCGCGGCCGGCGAGCTGTTCGTCGGCGGCGCCGGTGTGGCCCGGGGCTACCTGGGCCGGCCCTCGCTGACCGCCGAGCGCTTCCTGCCCGACCCGGACGCCACCGGGCCCGGCGCGCGCCGCTACCGCTCGGGCGACAGCGCGCGGCGGGGCGCGGACGGCGACCACGAGTACCTCGGCCGGCTCGACCACCAGGTCAAGGTGCGCGGGTACCGCATCGAGCTCGGCGAGATCGAGAACGCCCTGACCCGCCACCCGGTCGTCCGGGACTGCGTGGTGATCGTCGACGAGGACGCGGTCGGCGAGCCGCGGCTGGTCGCGTACTGGGTGTCCGGCGGGGCGGACCTCGCCGACGGCACCACCGAGCTGCGCGAGCACCTGGGCCGCACCCTGCCCGCGTACATGCTGCCGAACGTCTTCGTTCCGCTGGAGCGCCTGCCGCTGACCCTCAACGGCAAGGTCGACCGGCGGGCCCTGCCCGCGCCCGAGGCCGTACGCCCCGACCTGGGCGGCGACTTCGAGGCCGCGGGCACCCCGGTGGAGAAGGCCCTCGCGGAGATCTGGGCCGACGTGCTCTCGGTCGACCGCGTCGGCCTCGACGACGACTTCTTCGAACTCGGCGGGCACTCGATGCTCGCGACCCAGGTCGTGGCGCGCTCGAAGGAGCAGTTCGGCGTCGCCGTGACGCTGCGGCTCTTCTTCGACCTGCCCACGGTCCGGGAACTCGCGGCGGCCCTGGAAGAGCTGCTCGCCGCACAGTCCATCACCCACCCGCACGGGGAGAACGCATGA